One stretch of Ammoniphilus sp. CFH 90114 DNA includes these proteins:
- a CDS encoding helix-turn-helix transcriptional regulator, with product MENNIREFREKKSISQGKLAELCSVSRQTINAIENNKYDPSLQLAFDIARVLGVTMESLFISRKDGEKRDG from the coding sequence ATGGAAAATAATATAAGAGAGTTCAGAGAAAAGAAGAGTATTTCACAAGGTAAATTAGCTGAACTATGCAGTGTAAGTAGACAAACGATTAACGCTATTGAGAACAATAAATATGACCCAAGTTTACAATTAGCTTTTGATATTGCAAGGGTTTTAGGAGTAACTATGGAGTCATTATTTATTAGTAGAAAGGATGGGGAGAAAAGGGATGGATAG
- a CDS encoding DUF2703 domain-containing protein has protein sequence MSSCQMNKTKGSDSCGCGSEEKVAQQKESKQLTIDFMYIDLDVCTRCKGTEENLDQVMTEVVSLLTTTGYDVKVNSILIENEKQAEALKFVSSPSIRINGKDIDLTTKESSCDSCGSITGTNVDCRVWVYEGNEYTEAPKALIMNAILKEVYGAKESQNNEVKDSYVVPDNLKKFFAAKYKKSTQVKSVSCNGTEKLIGCC, from the coding sequence ATGTCAAGTTGCCAAATGAACAAAACCAAAGGATCCGACTCTTGTGGATGCGGGTCCGAAGAAAAAGTTGCTCAGCAAAAGGAAAGTAAACAGTTAACCATTGATTTTATGTATATCGATCTGGATGTTTGCACTCGTTGCAAAGGAACAGAAGAGAATTTAGATCAGGTGATGACTGAGGTGGTAAGTCTCCTGACTACCACGGGATACGATGTGAAAGTAAATAGCATCCTGATTGAAAACGAAAAACAGGCAGAAGCATTGAAATTCGTTAGTTCGCCTAGCATTCGAATTAACGGAAAGGATATCGATTTAACAACAAAAGAAAGTAGCTGCGATTCCTGCGGTTCGATTACGGGAACCAATGTAGATTGTCGGGTCTGGGTTTATGAAGGGAATGAATATACAGAAGCCCCTAAAGCACTAATCATGAATGCCATCTTAAAAGAAGTATATGGTGCTAAGGAGAGTCAGAACAACGAAGTGAAGGATTCATATGTAGTTCCTGACAACCTGAAAAAATTCTTTGCGGCTAAGTATAAAAAAAGCACTCAAGTAAAGAGTGTGTCTTGTAATGGTACGGAAAAATTAATAGGATGTTGCTAA
- the nikA gene encoding nickel ABC transporter substrate-binding protein, which yields MFKFKRKTILVSVMSVLMSAALLGCSEKETTTTAKEAAQQTEQTEKSVTLSWPRDIGTMNPHVYNPSQLIAQSMIFEPLISYKEGGELAPHLAESWSISEDGKEYTFKLRPNVKFSDGTPFNAAIVKKNFDAVMKNSKSHSWLGVINALDKTEAVDELTFKMTLKEPYYPALQDLSLVRPVRFLGEAGFPEDGDTSKGVKESVGTGPWMLTDYKKDEYAVFTRNPNYWGESPKIEKVTVKIIPDPETRVMAFEKGELDLIYGEGVISMDSFNQLKESGKYTTDLSQPVGTRSMLLNSSNEKLADQRVRLALHHGFNKQAMVEGITLGLEEKADNILSKNFPYTNIDVEPIEYNVEKATAYLEEAGWKLPAGKTVREKDGQPLELELIYDKTDPIQKAMAETAQAEWAAIGVKLNITGLELTVQIQKRRAGEFDVDFWTNYGAPYDPHSFINVVAEKGWGVSEAHTNLPMKQELDQQVSEALTSTDETKRQELYGSILKTLQEQSAIVPVSYIKKTVVYHDKVTNFIFPANRDEHPFYGIDTSN from the coding sequence ATGTTCAAATTCAAAAGGAAGACTATTTTAGTTTCCGTCATGAGTGTTCTCATGTCTGCCGCTCTACTTGGATGCTCCGAGAAAGAGACGACAACGACAGCTAAAGAAGCAGCACAACAAACAGAGCAAACAGAGAAGTCCGTCACACTATCTTGGCCGCGGGACATCGGGACGATGAATCCCCATGTTTACAATCCTTCGCAATTAATTGCGCAATCGATGATTTTTGAACCCTTGATCAGCTACAAAGAAGGAGGCGAGCTGGCCCCCCATCTTGCTGAATCCTGGTCGATATCAGAGGACGGCAAAGAGTACACTTTCAAGCTCCGTCCCAATGTGAAGTTTTCGGATGGGACGCCTTTTAACGCGGCTATCGTGAAAAAGAACTTTGATGCAGTGATGAAAAACTCCAAATCACATAGCTGGCTTGGTGTCATCAATGCCTTGGATAAGACCGAGGCTGTGGATGAGCTGACATTCAAAATGACGTTAAAGGAGCCTTATTACCCGGCATTGCAGGATTTATCTTTAGTTCGCCCGGTTCGATTCCTGGGTGAAGCCGGATTCCCGGAGGATGGCGACACTTCGAAGGGAGTAAAAGAATCAGTCGGAACTGGACCTTGGATGCTAACCGATTATAAGAAAGACGAATATGCCGTGTTTACCCGGAACCCGAATTATTGGGGAGAGAGTCCTAAGATTGAAAAAGTAACCGTAAAGATCATTCCAGACCCAGAGACGCGTGTAATGGCCTTTGAGAAAGGCGAGTTGGATTTGATCTATGGGGAAGGCGTCATCAGTATGGATTCCTTTAATCAATTGAAAGAATCCGGCAAATACACAACAGATCTGTCTCAGCCTGTGGGAACCAGAAGCATGCTGTTAAATTCATCAAACGAAAAGTTGGCTGATCAGCGAGTGCGCTTAGCTCTCCATCACGGTTTTAACAAACAAGCCATGGTGGAAGGCATCACACTTGGTTTGGAGGAAAAAGCGGATAACATTCTATCCAAAAACTTCCCTTATACCAATATTGATGTAGAGCCAATCGAATATAATGTGGAAAAAGCGACGGCTTATCTTGAAGAAGCGGGCTGGAAGCTGCCTGCTGGAAAAACCGTACGGGAGAAGGACGGCCAACCCCTTGAGCTGGAATTAATCTACGATAAGACGGACCCGATTCAAAAAGCGATGGCGGAAACCGCGCAAGCCGAATGGGCGGCCATTGGTGTTAAGCTGAACATTACGGGTCTTGAACTGACGGTTCAAATCCAAAAACGCAGAGCAGGTGAATTTGACGTGGACTTCTGGACCAACTACGGAGCGCCTTATGATCCGCATTCTTTCATTAATGTTGTGGCTGAAAAAGGATGGGGGGTTTCGGAAGCCCATACCAACCTGCCTATGAAACAAGAGCTGGATCAACAGGTCAGTGAGGCACTTACTTCTACGGATGAGACAAAGCGTCAAGAGCTATACGGATCCATCCTAAAGACTCTGCAGGAGCAATCAGCGATCGTGCCCGTTTCTTACATTAAGAAAACCGTTGTTTATCATGATAAGGTGACAAACTTTATCTTCCCGGCGAATCGGGATGAACACCCGTTCTACGGGATTGATACGAGCAACTAA
- a CDS encoding pyridoxal-dependent decarboxylase, protein MVRKMEEDQQDIKNILDRVVQHATQFFDELDFRPASVNPNRDLYDGLPIEGHGALQVLEQFQSTYSKQLSGSVGPRYLGFVTGGTTPASMAGDWLVSLYDQNVTGLEDSAAGLMEIETISMLRELFHLPVEFSGAFVSGATMANFVGLAQARQWVAHQYAKDISQEGLYNVPPIQVVSGAPHSSIYKSLSMLGMGRKSVHLIPCLPNREAVDIDKLQKFLEENKNKPCIIVANAGTVNTVDYDDLHAIGQLKDKYSFWFHIDAAFGGFAACSKKYRHLVEGMDQADSITIDAHKWLNVPYDSAMQFSKHKPLQVEVFQNHAAYLGNAIEHPEFIHLTPENSRRFRALPAWFTLKAYGRTGYQELVESNAYLAELLTQKIQESETFMLLAPTKLNVVCFTLAMRDKPMTFEDIKRFLERLNQEGHVFMTPTIYQGIPGIRAAFSNWRTKGEDVERIWNALCGVDQFM, encoded by the coding sequence ATGGTAAGGAAAATGGAAGAGGATCAGCAAGATATCAAAAACATTCTTGATCGTGTCGTTCAACATGCCACGCAATTTTTTGATGAATTAGATTTTCGTCCTGCATCGGTCAATCCCAATAGAGACCTTTATGATGGATTACCCATAGAAGGTCATGGAGCCTTGCAAGTTCTCGAGCAATTCCAGTCTACTTATTCCAAACAATTAAGTGGAAGTGTAGGCCCTCGTTATTTAGGATTCGTAACAGGGGGGACTACACCTGCCAGTATGGCGGGAGATTGGTTAGTTAGTCTTTACGATCAAAACGTGACAGGTTTGGAGGATTCTGCGGCTGGCCTAATGGAAATTGAAACGATTTCCATGCTGAGGGAACTCTTTCACCTGCCAGTGGAATTTAGCGGTGCGTTTGTTTCGGGTGCAACAATGGCCAATTTTGTTGGTCTAGCTCAGGCTAGACAATGGGTTGCACACCAGTACGCAAAGGATATTTCTCAAGAGGGTTTATATAACGTACCTCCCATTCAAGTAGTAAGTGGAGCACCACACTCTAGTATTTACAAGTCTCTGTCGATGCTCGGGATGGGGAGGAAAAGTGTTCATTTAATCCCCTGTTTGCCAAACAGAGAGGCTGTAGATATAGACAAGCTTCAGAAATTTTTGGAGGAAAACAAAAATAAACCATGCATCATCGTAGCGAATGCTGGAACCGTAAACACTGTTGATTATGATGACTTACACGCCATTGGACAATTAAAAGATAAGTATTCATTTTGGTTCCATATTGATGCTGCATTTGGTGGATTTGCTGCCTGCTCTAAGAAATATCGTCATTTAGTAGAAGGTATGGATCAAGCGGATTCGATTACGATCGATGCACATAAATGGCTAAATGTTCCTTATGATTCAGCTATGCAGTTTAGTAAGCATAAACCATTGCAGGTGGAAGTCTTTCAAAACCACGCAGCCTACTTAGGGAACGCGATTGAACATCCGGAATTTATCCATCTTACTCCTGAGAACTCTAGACGTTTTCGTGCCTTGCCAGCATGGTTTACATTAAAGGCGTATGGAAGAACCGGGTATCAAGAGCTCGTAGAAAGTAACGCTTACTTGGCAGAGCTATTAACACAGAAAATACAAGAGAGTGAGACATTTATGTTATTAGCGCCTACCAAACTTAATGTAGTATGTTTTACACTTGCAATGAGGGATAAACCTATGACTTTTGAGGATATCAAGCGTTTTCTAGAACGTCTGAACCAAGAAGGTCATGTGTTTATGACACCTACTATTTATCAGGGAATACCGGGGATTCGAGCTGCATTCAGTAATTGGCGGACCAAGGGCGAAGATGTGGAACGGATCTGGAATGCCCTTTGTGGGGTGGACCAGTTCATGTGA
- the nikC gene encoding nickel ABC transporter permease subunit NikC: MIASVRIVLKSEKTVVVCSVILFFLFVMTIMAPWIAPNDPIHVNLALKLHPPSWEYPLGTDHLGRCTLSRILYGARVSLGFATLIFIASLGIGLLVGTIAGYKGGWVDAILMRFCEGVMAFPNLVLVLGIVGLLGPGLWQVVLALMMVQWVYYARMFRNMVVSLKEQNFITAARISGSSPWKIIRRHMIPNVLPPILVMGTLEMGWAIMDISALSFLGLGIQPPTPEWGAMIHEGKGFIRSHPELMLYPGIMILLVVMTFNVLGEALSDRYGIKRRN, encoded by the coding sequence TTGATTGCGAGTGTTCGTATCGTCCTCAAAAGTGAGAAGACCGTGGTCGTTTGCTCGGTCATTTTGTTTTTTTTATTCGTCATGACCATTATGGCCCCATGGATTGCTCCAAATGATCCCATTCATGTGAATTTGGCGCTGAAGCTGCATCCGCCCTCGTGGGAATATCCTTTAGGCACCGACCATTTGGGACGCTGTACGCTGTCGCGGATTCTTTATGGAGCCCGTGTTTCATTGGGTTTTGCCACCTTAATTTTCATCGCCTCTTTAGGGATCGGATTGCTGGTTGGAACGATTGCAGGTTACAAAGGAGGATGGGTGGATGCTATATTAATGCGGTTCTGTGAGGGGGTCATGGCGTTCCCGAATCTCGTGCTCGTACTTGGGATTGTAGGATTATTAGGACCAGGACTGTGGCAGGTCGTTTTGGCGTTAATGATGGTGCAGTGGGTGTATTATGCTAGAATGTTCCGCAACATGGTTGTGAGTCTGAAGGAGCAGAACTTTATTACAGCAGCTCGAATCAGCGGTTCTTCGCCATGGAAAATTATCAGGCGGCATATGATTCCGAATGTGCTTCCTCCGATTCTCGTCATGGGGACGCTGGAGATGGGTTGGGCGATCATGGATATTTCTGCCTTGTCGTTTCTAGGGCTTGGTATTCAACCGCCAACGCCGGAGTGGGGAGCTATGATTCATGAAGGAAAAGGTTTTATACGGAGCCATCCGGAATTAATGCTATATCCAGGTATCATGATTTTGCTCGTTGTCATGACATTTAATGTGTTGGGTGAAGCTTTATCCGACCGATATGGCATAAAACGACGTAATTAA
- the nikE gene encoding nickel import ATP-binding protein NikE, with the protein MSLLEVKEVTYSYGSSRFFWRASRQATILSNVTLSIEEGMCMGLLGTSGAGKSTLGRVILGLEKPQKGMVLFQGQDLYNMDKHTRMRLRRDLQVVFQDCYSSVNPRMTAEQIIGEPLENYEKLSPAEQKRTIAELLEQVGLKSEDMKKYPRQFSGGQLQRINIARAISLKPKLIVLDESVSSLDMVNQTHILSLLRELKSVFGLSYLFITHDIKAAYSISDTLAVMEKGELVELCRDKDQIFASQQPAVKNLMSSILSEHPRHRSIVSGGNLMRHTEAKLC; encoded by the coding sequence ATGAGTTTGCTGGAAGTGAAGGAAGTGACTTATAGCTATGGTTCATCCCGATTCTTTTGGCGGGCGTCACGACAAGCCACGATTCTTTCCAATGTTACCCTTTCTATAGAAGAAGGGATGTGCATGGGGCTTCTAGGGACTAGCGGAGCAGGGAAAAGCACGTTGGGAAGAGTGATCCTTGGATTGGAAAAGCCACAAAAAGGCATGGTTCTTTTTCAAGGACAGGACCTCTACAACATGGATAAGCATACCCGCATGCGGCTCCGACGGGATCTTCAAGTCGTGTTCCAGGATTGTTACTCCTCGGTAAATCCACGGATGACGGCCGAACAGATTATCGGAGAACCCTTGGAAAATTACGAGAAACTGTCTCCCGCAGAGCAAAAAAGAACGATAGCGGAATTACTGGAACAGGTCGGGCTAAAATCGGAAGATATGAAAAAATATCCCCGCCAATTCAGCGGTGGACAGCTACAAAGAATCAATATCGCAAGAGCAATCTCTTTAAAACCGAAGCTGATTGTATTAGATGAGTCGGTAAGTAGTTTGGATATGGTGAATCAGACGCATATCTTGAGCTTATTACGAGAATTAAAGTCTGTTTTTGGCCTTTCTTACCTCTTTATCACCCACGACATTAAAGCGGCTTACTCCATTTCAGATACGTTGGCGGTGATGGAGAAAGGGGAGCTCGTGGAATTATGTCGGGACAAAGATCAAATTTTTGCTTCCCAACAACCCGCAGTTAAGAATTTGATGTCTTCCATTCTTTCTGAGCATCCTCGACATCGCTCCATTGTTTCGGGTGGAAATCTTATGCGTCATACCGAAGCTAAACTGTGTTGA
- a CDS encoding ABC transporter ATP-binding protein, protein MMEEHRHVLQVSGLNVKVRSEQGMLPLVQDIDFEIKPGEVLGLVGESGSGKTITCMSLLQLLDRKTTCVEGSIRLHGREINGLATEDMRAIRGKEIGFIMQNPMNAFAPVHTIGDQFIETIRTHSDLTKKQAIELAAGSMDAVNLPQPYELMRKYPFQLSGGMLQRVMIAISMSLRPSLVIADEPTTALDVTNQLQVLRQLDRLRSECGTSILLISHDLGVISELADEVAVIYKGRIVEKADVFQLFDHPQHEYTRKLLNARPSIPIQEQIKKLV, encoded by the coding sequence ATGATGGAGGAACATCGCCATGTTTTGCAGGTGAGCGGTTTAAACGTCAAGGTAAGGTCGGAGCAAGGAATGCTTCCCTTGGTTCAGGATATTGATTTTGAGATCAAACCCGGTGAGGTCCTTGGTCTTGTGGGGGAAAGCGGCAGCGGCAAAACGATTACCTGTATGTCCTTGTTACAGCTTCTGGATAGGAAAACCACCTGTGTGGAAGGAAGTATTCGATTGCATGGCCGTGAGATCAATGGTTTGGCGACGGAGGACATGCGGGCCATTCGGGGGAAAGAGATCGGCTTCATTATGCAAAATCCCATGAATGCCTTTGCGCCGGTGCATACGATCGGTGATCAATTCATCGAAACGATCCGAACCCATTCTGATTTGACCAAAAAACAAGCCATTGAGTTGGCGGCAGGATCGATGGATGCTGTGAATCTGCCCCAGCCTTATGAGCTGATGCGGAAGTACCCTTTTCAACTGAGCGGAGGGATGCTTCAGCGAGTCATGATTGCAATATCGATGAGCCTGCGCCCATCCCTTGTGATTGCTGATGAACCGACAACAGCACTGGATGTGACGAACCAGTTGCAAGTGCTGAGGCAATTGGATCGACTCCGTTCAGAATGCGGAACGTCTATTCTTTTGATTTCCCATGATTTAGGTGTCATTTCTGAACTCGCAGACGAAGTGGCTGTCATCTACAAGGGACGGATCGTAGAAAAAGCGGATGTCTTCCAGCTCTTTGATCATCCCCAGCATGAATATACAAGGAAACTACTAAATGCTAGGCCGTCTATTCCCATTCAGGAACAGATCAAGAAGCTAGTTTGA
- the sigZ gene encoding RNA polymerase sigma factor SigZ: MIDIKQVNLVTVWQDFRNILKQFIKSRVSNEQDTDDILQEVFIKIHHHLPNLKEEDKLRSWVFQITRNTIIDFYRSRGKNQFELLVVEIEDKLIDKNSLPADGNKNEIVSSWLKDLTEQLPENDREALLHTEYGNLTQRELAAKLGISLSGAKSRVQRGREKLKHILLECCHLEFDNQGNILDYEVNKANCSCKEIRDKMN; this comes from the coding sequence GTGATTGATATTAAACAGGTTAATCTTGTTACGGTTTGGCAAGATTTTAGAAACATCCTCAAGCAGTTCATTAAGAGCCGTGTATCAAACGAACAAGATACCGATGATATTCTTCAAGAAGTCTTTATCAAAATTCATCATCATCTACCCAATCTCAAAGAAGAAGATAAGTTGCGGTCTTGGGTGTTTCAAATAACCAGGAACACGATTATAGATTTTTATCGGAGTCGCGGGAAGAACCAATTTGAGTTGTTAGTTGTGGAGATAGAGGACAAGTTAATAGATAAGAACAGCTTGCCTGCCGATGGAAATAAAAATGAAATTGTCTCTTCATGGTTAAAAGATTTGACAGAACAACTCCCTGAAAATGATAGAGAAGCCCTTCTACATACTGAGTATGGAAATCTGACTCAAAGGGAATTAGCTGCTAAATTAGGCATTTCCCTCTCCGGGGCCAAGTCACGGGTACAGCGAGGGAGAGAAAAATTAAAACATATACTTTTGGAATGTTGCCATTTGGAATTCGATAATCAAGGAAATATCCTGGATTATGAGGTGAATAAGGCTAATTGCTCCTGTAAAGAAATTCGAGATAAAATGAATTAA
- a CDS encoding TetR/AcrR family transcriptional regulator, which yields MPRFNELEKVNIRKNLIQKGTELFILYGLKKTTIDNIATACGISKGSFYAFYETKEDLYLEIWLKEEAKFNEFLTEIMQSYDDAKEMLIEVCRGTFRYFEMNPFHRNMYEKKEMEQLVRKLAPEKLSMLINQDNSTFVPLIKKLQEEKKIIPIDPETVMGIHRCLSMLPLIRQEVGAAVFPAAIEHMIQFIAEGLTKSENGRT from the coding sequence GTGCCTAGATTTAATGAACTAGAAAAAGTGAATATCCGGAAGAACTTAATCCAAAAAGGCACAGAGCTATTTATTTTATATGGCCTAAAAAAGACAACGATTGATAATATAGCAACCGCTTGTGGGATATCTAAAGGATCTTTCTATGCTTTCTATGAAACAAAAGAGGATCTATATCTTGAGATTTGGTTGAAGGAGGAGGCTAAATTTAATGAATTCCTTACAGAAATTATGCAGTCGTATGACGATGCAAAGGAGATGCTAATTGAGGTGTGTCGTGGTACGTTTCGATATTTTGAGATGAACCCCTTTCATCGAAATATGTATGAAAAAAAAGAGATGGAACAGCTTGTACGAAAATTAGCTCCTGAAAAATTAAGTATGTTAATAAACCAAGATAATTCAACTTTTGTACCTCTGATTAAAAAACTTCAAGAGGAAAAAAAAATTATCCCCATTGACCCTGAAACTGTCATGGGTATACATCGTTGCTTATCCATGCTTCCTCTAATCAGACAGGAAGTGGGTGCTGCTGTGTTTCCCGCAGCAATAGAGCATATGATTCAATTTATTGCGGAGGGATTGACCAAGTCAGAAAACGGTAGAACCTAA
- a CDS encoding S-layer homology domain-containing protein has translation MKKLLILSMLLLSMAAHSTQAAPQFKDSQGHWAEDTIHYYVGEGLVSGYPDGTFRPNQSISKAELIFLVAKFMNLKPSSTSPQVNHWLAKEGYLDQGMLLILETLWELPKNKNEVGPFLNQPSKRWEAAALFETFHPEGTMGQRNLKLNDKILQENLVKYKDLQMNHKESFFCLIALQDGMMKGFPDGYFRPYEPLNRAQAITVISFLDEKMVEERLCAASFFGLL, from the coding sequence ATGAAAAAATTACTGATACTATCTATGCTTCTGCTCTCGATGGCCGCTCACTCAACCCAAGCTGCTCCTCAATTCAAAGATTCTCAAGGACATTGGGCAGAAGATACGATTCATTATTATGTAGGGGAGGGTCTGGTTAGCGGATACCCGGATGGAACCTTTAGACCCAATCAAAGCATATCGAAAGCCGAGTTGATTTTTCTTGTAGCAAAGTTCATGAACCTAAAGCCATCTTCAACTTCACCCCAGGTGAACCATTGGCTAGCAAAGGAAGGGTATTTAGATCAAGGGATGCTATTGATTTTGGAAACTTTATGGGAGTTACCTAAAAATAAGAATGAAGTCGGTCCATTCCTTAATCAACCTTCTAAACGGTGGGAAGCTGCGGCGCTCTTCGAAACTTTCCATCCGGAAGGTACGATGGGGCAAAGAAATTTGAAGCTTAACGACAAGATACTTCAAGAGAATTTGGTAAAGTACAAGGATTTACAGATGAATCATAAGGAATCGTTCTTCTGTCTAATTGCCTTGCAAGACGGAATGATGAAGGGCTTTCCTGATGGCTACTTCCGACCCTATGAACCTCTTAATAGAGCTCAAGCTATAACGGTCATTAGTTTTCTAGATGAAAAAATGGTGGAGGAGCGGCTGTGTGCTGCTTCTTTTTTTGGTTTACTCTAA
- a CDS encoding GNAT family N-acetyltransferase yields MMYLIREIQEKDWDQCKVIYEAGIATGHATFEVKSPPYEEWISSAVMGCSLVAYDGDTILGWCKLSRVSDRCVYAGVGEVSVYVHPEAKGKGIGSVLLNGLIKKSEEKGYWTLNAGVFPENEASIQLHKKHDFREVGRRERIGKMNGIWRDVVLLERRSRVVGMD; encoded by the coding sequence ATGATGTATTTAATAAGGGAAATTCAAGAGAAGGATTGGGACCAATGCAAAGTAATTTATGAAGCCGGAATCGCTACTGGACATGCCACTTTTGAAGTCAAGTCTCCTCCCTATGAAGAATGGATTTCGAGTGCTGTTATGGGGTGTTCTTTAGTAGCCTATGATGGAGATACAATATTAGGGTGGTGCAAATTGTCACGCGTCTCCGACAGATGCGTATATGCTGGGGTCGGTGAGGTAAGTGTCTATGTGCATCCAGAAGCTAAGGGTAAAGGCATTGGAAGCGTGCTATTAAACGGACTAATTAAGAAATCAGAAGAAAAAGGATACTGGACTCTAAATGCGGGAGTATTCCCTGAGAATGAAGCCAGTATACAACTACATAAGAAGCATGATTTTCGAGAAGTAGGTCGACGTGAACGTATAGGAAAGATGAATGGAATTTGGCGTGATGTAGTTCTTCTCGAGAGAAGAAGTCGTGTTGTTGGAATGGATTAA
- the nikB gene encoding nickel ABC transporter permease subunit NikB: protein MVSYIAKRILAIIPIVLFATLIMFLLIRMSPVDPAEAYLTAARIHPTEEILAEKRKEFGLDQPLIIQYAQTVIKISRLDFGKSYLTNEPVWDEVTARLPATIQLAVSSILVSILISIPLGFLSAVYKNSLIDTFSRLLSFFGASIPQFWLGYLLIFFFSVKLDLFPVEGRGSWQHLVLPTFTLSLALIAIYTRLLRASVLEEMQESYVLYARTRGIKERVIMVKHVLKIAISPVITGLGMNMGKLLTGTIIVEQVFSWPGFGRYFVDAIFNRDLPVIQCYVFLAACLFIVCNLIVDLVQLYMNPRISWKGRTDH from the coding sequence ATGGTTAGCTATATCGCAAAGCGGATTCTCGCTATCATTCCCATTGTTCTTTTTGCCACTCTCATCATGTTTCTACTTATCCGGATGTCACCAGTGGACCCTGCCGAAGCGTATTTAACCGCAGCCCGTATTCATCCGACGGAGGAAATCCTAGCTGAGAAAAGAAAAGAATTCGGTTTGGATCAGCCTCTGATTATCCAGTATGCTCAAACGGTCATTAAGATTTCCCGACTTGACTTCGGGAAATCTTATCTTACGAATGAGCCGGTCTGGGATGAGGTAACAGCGAGATTGCCTGCAACAATTCAACTCGCCGTTAGCAGTATTTTGGTATCCATTCTTATAAGTATTCCACTAGGTTTCTTGTCAGCGGTATATAAAAACAGCCTGATTGATACGTTCAGCAGGCTGCTCTCTTTTTTTGGTGCTTCCATTCCGCAGTTTTGGCTCGGTTACTTATTGATTTTTTTCTTCTCGGTCAAACTCGATTTATTTCCGGTCGAAGGAAGAGGCTCGTGGCAGCATTTAGTGCTTCCGACCTTCACGTTATCTTTGGCGTTGATCGCGATCTATACCCGGCTACTGCGTGCAAGTGTACTGGAAGAAATGCAAGAGTCTTATGTTTTATACGCGAGAACGCGAGGAATTAAAGAAAGAGTCATTATGGTCAAGCATGTTCTGAAAATCGCCATTTCACCGGTGATTACAGGCTTGGGTATGAATATGGGCAAATTGCTTACCGGAACGATTATCGTGGAGCAAGTATTTTCCTGGCCAGGGTTCGGACGCTATTTTGTCGATGCGATTTTTAATCGCGATCTGCCCGTGATCCAATGTTACGTGTTTCTGGCGGCTTGTTTATTCATTGTATGCAATCTTATTGTGGATCTCGTGCAATTGTACATGAATCCCCGTATTTCATGGAAAGGAAGGACCGACCATTGA
- a CDS encoding TetR/AcrR family transcriptional regulator: protein MPKVSDQHKEQRAKLILLAAENVFKRKGYELTTVQDILDEAKISKGGFYLYFNGKDDVFAELEKQFELYLFSSKKEHLNPIEQLEALIQGVIHVINDLEKTIYPILFEYYLESYRNAERKESLERRYERSLAEIVSILERGMEQGLFKPRISTTSIARMLMTYLDGLVCDSMQLGKEKIHFEEQVLVIKQIMNDLLGKADQRC, encoded by the coding sequence ATGCCCAAAGTATCAGATCAACATAAAGAGCAACGAGCCAAATTAATTTTGCTCGCGGCAGAAAATGTATTTAAAAGAAAGGGATATGAACTCACAACGGTTCAAGATATTTTAGACGAAGCAAAGATTAGCAAAGGCGGCTTCTATCTCTACTTTAATGGAAAGGACGATGTGTTCGCTGAACTTGAGAAGCAGTTTGAACTATACCTTTTTAGTAGTAAGAAGGAACATCTTAATCCCATTGAACAATTAGAAGCCTTGATTCAGGGAGTTATACATGTCATTAACGATCTTGAGAAAACCATTTATCCCATTCTGTTTGAATATTACTTAGAGTCTTACCGAAATGCAGAGAGAAAAGAATCTCTAGAGCGACGTTATGAACGTTCATTAGCAGAAATCGTATCGATTCTAGAGCGTGGAATGGAACAAGGATTGTTTAAACCACGAATATCCACTACCTCCATCGCAAGAATGTTGATGACCTATCTAGATGGTCTTGTTTGTGATTCGATGCAACTTGGAAAAGAAAAGATTCATTTCGAAGAACAGGTCCTGGTGATCAAGCAAATTATGAACGATTTATTAGGAAAGGCGGATCAACGATGCTAA